The genomic window GAGAAGCTACATTATGTTAAGGGATAAAACCGGGACGACGGACCCGGAGTAGTCCTTTCCTCCACTGCCCCCTAAATCCTACTCGGGCCAGCTATTCGGCTAGCGGAGCCGGCAGGGCCGGGACGAAGTCGTCAAAGACCTCATAGCTCAGGATCTGATAGCGGCGAGCGTAGGCCCGCAGGTGAATGGCGATAATCCGCTCCCTGGTGGCACGATCGGAGCCCGGGGTATACTCTATCACCATCATGCGCTTCTCGGCCTCCTGAGCAAGCAGAAAATGGCAGGGAATGGCTTGTTGTTCGGCCTCGGTCAGGTGCACGGCGTTTTCCGGCCGCAACACGACGAGTTCCAGGTAGATTTTTTGCCGCATGGGAAAAGGCTTAGGCAGGCTTCACGACTTTGGCCGCGACCAGGCCCAGGCGCACGAGCAGCAGGCCCCCCGGATTACGAGATGCCTTGACCTTGCCCGTTTTCAGGTCGTGATTGTAGCGGTTCACTTCCGCGACGTGGGCCGCACTGGCCAGGATGGTTTGGCGGTGCTTGGCGTCGGTGATGCGCAGCTCGTCGAGGATGCGGGCGGCGTTGTCGAGGTGGCTCTGTTGGACGCCCGGCACGTCCTGAGCGGTGGCCACTAGGTCGAAAGGAATATTGTCGGCTAAAGCTTGAGGTTTGACCTTAAACGTAATGTTTTTGAAGGTTTTACCACGCTTTTCTAACTCATAGCTAATGTGCAACTCGGTGTGCTCATTGATTTGCTTAACGGCTATGTCCAATACGCTTTTCCTGAAATCACTGGTCCTAGGCATCTTATCAATGCCTTTATCGTCAAGTAGCCCGAGCATTCTCTTAAAATCTTGAATGTCATGCTTTTTGGTTTCGCCTAAGTCCTTCCACTGGCTACAAATCGGATAAATCCGCTTAGCATATTTGCTAGTGAGGCGTAGTGCCGATGCTAGGCCATAGCTGGTGAAATTGCTTTGAAGCTCAAATAGATAAGGGATAATTTTGTCAGAAAGTGAGACTTCTATGATGCCTAATCCTTTGAGGTACTCCACGCTGCGGAACATCCAGAGCTGCACATGACGCTCTGGAGTTTCTACCTCAAACATTCGAGAGCCCATATCCTCAGTGGCTTTCCGCAGATAAGCCAAATCATATTTTTGCCAGTTAAAGCCGATAACTCCTTAATATTTAGCTCATAAGTGTCAGACTTCTGGTCCTTACGCAGCTTTGAAACCAAGAAGAAGAATAAGTCAAGCTGTAATTCAGTGTACTCATAGCGAGCATTCGTCAGAGCATTGTGTTGCCGGATTTCTAATTCTTTGCTCATGGTGCTTATTCATTGATTTCGAGCGTAATTATACGCGGAAAACGGGTTATAAAAACAAATATCACTTTTAAAACCCGTTTGAGACCCATTAAAACCCGTTTTCAAACCCATTAAAACCCGTTTGAGACCCATTAAAACCCGTTTGAGACCCATTAAAACCCGTTTGAGACCCATTAAAACCCGTTTTCAATTGGGTTAACAGACTAAAAATTAGCGCGTTATGAAGCCCTCAAATAGAACAAAGCTTTACAAATACACCAATTGGTGTTCGCGCGAGAAAAAAAAGCTTTTAGGGACTGGTCAGGGGTACAACGGCGCGAGCCAAACAAAAACAGCAAAGTCCTAGAAGCCAGTGACTTGCGCGCATTTTATAAACTATATATTATTGGTAATCAATAGTTTATAAACCTTATTGTTGAGCTTATGTACTGCTTTGAACTTGGGAATGCTACGGCCACGGAAACGGAAGCAGCTGAGGAAGCGGGCGGAGTTAGGAACAAAAGGGGAAGACGACAGCACCGGGACCGGGGACACATTAGCAGGTGGGATGGTGGCCAGGTGGTGCAACTGGTGGCCAGGGCGAGGTGGCCAAGTTGCCGGCAAGGGGAACACTAGGAGCAGCCGGTAGAAGGCAGCAGAAGGGGCACAGAGAAAAGACAGGGCCAGGGGTTGCGCGTGCGTGTGGGGAGCCGTACCTTGTGGGCTGTTCTGGAATCGTTCAACGGTTTTCGCAAGATGTGTTTCCTGAATCGCGCTTCGCGCAATCCAGGAAACCCG from Hymenobacter sp. J193 includes these protein-coding regions:
- a CDS encoding replication initiation protein; this translates as MAYLRKATEDMGSRMFEVETPERHVQLWMFRSVEYLKGLGIIEVSLSDKIIPYLFELQSNFTSYGLASALRLTSKYAKRIYPICSQWKDLGETKKHDIQDFKRMLGLLDDKGIDKMPRTSDFRKSVLDIAVKQINEHTELHISYELEKRGKTFKNITFKVKPQALADNIPFDLVATAQDVPGVQQSHLDNAARILDELRITDAKHRQTILASAAHVAEVNRYNHDLKTGKVKASRNPGGLLLVRLGLVAAKVVKPA
- a CDS encoding replication initiation protein gives rise to the protein MSKELEIRQHNALTNARYEYTELQLDLFFFLVSKLRKDQKSDTYELNIKELSALTGKNMIWLICGKPLRIWALECLR